The Paenibacillus dendritiformis region CGATGGCGGGATTTGCGCTGGCCAAGCTCGATTTCCGGGGCAAAAGCGTTATCTACTGGATTGTCGTCGCGACGATGATGGTTCCTTACCATATGATTTTGATTCCGGTATACGTCAATGTGGCCCAACTCGGCTGGCTGAACACATTCTGGGCATTGACGGTGCCCTTCTTGTACCAAGGCTTGTATATCTTTATGCTGCGCCAATTCTTCATCTCGGTGCCGAACGAATTCATCGAGGCGGCCCGGATTGACGGCTTGACGAAGATGGGCGCCTTCTGGCGGATTGTATACCCGCTGGCTCGTTCTTCGCTGATTACGATGTCGATTCTTGCTTTTGCCGGAACATGGAACAGCTACCTGATTCCGAGCACCCTGGCCAATACGCCGGAGAGATACGTGCTCGTCGTCGGTCTGAACAGCGTGAAGGATATGTTCTTCGAGAATACGCCGCTCATTATGGCCGGGGTTGTTCTCTCTACGCTGCCGATTATCATCTTCTTTTTCGTGTTCCAGCGCCAATATATTGAAGGCATTTCCAATGCCGGCGTCAAAGGCTGACAGATGGAGGAGAGCGGAATGGAAAAGAGCGGGTTGGAGCAATGGAGGAGCCGGGCGGAGGAGCTGCTTGGCAAAATGACGCTGGCCGAGAAGATCGGCCAGACTGTTCAATACGGCCGCTGCGAGGAGCGGGAGCGGGAACTGATCGCGGAGGGAAAGATCGGTTCGCTGCTGAACGTGCACGGCGCCGAGAAAGTGAATGAGCTGCAGCGAATCGCGGTAGAGCAGAGCCGGCTCGGCATTCCGCTGTTGATCGGCGACGATGTCATTCACGGCTTCCGCACCATCTTCCCGATTCCGCTCGCCGAAGCGGCGAGCTGGGATCCGGACGCGATGGAGAAGAATGCCCGCATCGCGGCGATCGAGGCGGCGGCGGAAGGGATCCGCTGGACGTTCGCCCCGATGGCGGACATTACGCGCGAGCCCCGCTGGGGGAGAATCGCGGAGAGCACGGGAGAGGACGTCTACTTGTCATCCCTGGCCGCAGCCGCGAAGGTGAGAGGCTTCCAGAGCCCGAACGCGGAAGGGTATCCGACGGTCGCCGCCTGCGTCAAGCATTTCGCCGGATACGGCTGGGTGGAAGGCGGACGCGATTACGATACGACCGACATGTCGGAGCGGACGCTGCGGGAGACCGTGCTGCCGCCTTACTTCGGCGGCATTCAGGCCGGCGCCTTGACCGTCATGAGCGCCTTCAGCGAGCTGAACGGGGTGCCTGCCACCGGCAGCTCCTACTTGCTGCGGGATATTTTGCGGGAGGAATGGGGCTTCACCGGCATGGTGGTCAGCGACTGGGAATCGATTGAAGAATTGATCTATCACGGCTATGCGGAGGATCGCCGCGATTCCGCCCGCAGAGGGCTGCTTGCCGGGGTCGATATGGACATGCATTCCGGCGTCTACCTGGAGCATCTCGAATCGCTCGTCCAGGAGAGCCCCGAGCTGATGAAGCTGCTGGATGAAGCGGTGCTGCGCATTCTGATGGTGAAATTCCGGCTCGGTTTGTTCGAGCGGCCGTATGTCGATGCCGGGGAGCCGCCAGCGGTTGGCATTCCGGCGGAACATGCGGAGCAGGCCAGAGACAGCGCGCGCAAATCGATCGTGCTGCTGCAGAACGACCGCGGCATCCTGCCGCTCGATTATGGCCGGCACCGGAAGATCGCCTTGATTGGCCCGCTGGCGGATGATCGTCACAACTCGATGGGCTGCTGGGCCTGGAAGGGCCGGGACGAGGATGTCGTGACGGTATGGGATGCGTTCCAATCCGAGATCGGGCCTCATGCCGAGGTGTCCTATGAGCCGGGGAGCGGCATCAACGAGGCGATACCGGGCGGCATCGATCGCGCCGTCGAGCTGGCCAAGCAATGTGATGTCGCCGTCGTTACGGTGGGCGAGAGCGAAGCGATGACAGGCGAGCATTATAATGTCGCCTCAATCACGCTTCCGGCTTGCCAGGAGCGTCTGATCCGGGAGCTGAAGGAGAAGACCAATACGCCAGTCATCGTCGTCCTGATGAACGGGCGGCCGTTGGCGACCGAATGGGTGCATCATCATGCAGATGCGGTCGTGGAGGCTTGGCACTTGGGAACGATGACCGGCTATGCGTTGGTCGATGTGCTGACGGGGCGCCATAACCCCAGCGGGCGCTTGCCGGTCACGATCCCGCGTTCTACCGGACAAATTCCGATTTATTATAACCGTAAAAATACGGGCCGCCCGCATTTGTATGAGGATTATATCGATTGTGACGATTCGCCGTTGTATCCGTTCGGATACGGCCTCAGTTATACGATGTTCCAATATGAGGATCTGCAATTGGAACGAAGCACGATTCACCGGGATGAGTCGGTCTCGGTCTCGGTGCGGGTGACGAATGCGGGAACGCGCGCCGGGGAAGAGACGGTGCAGCTGTATATCCGCGATCTGGTCGGAAGCACGACGCGTCCCGTCAAGGAACTGAAGGGCTTCCGCAAAGTATTTCTCCAGCCGGGGGAAAGCCGGACCGTCAGCTTCGACTTGACGCCGGCAGAGCTGGGACTGCTGGATGAACAATTCCGGTTCAAGGTGGAGGCGGGCAAGTTCCATATCTGGATCGGGCCTCATTCCGAGGAAGGGCTGCAGGCTGAATTGACGGTAACGTAGATGTTTGGCACGCACCAAGGAGATAGATGGAGCTGCCGTTCATGCAGACACTATGAATAGATGGGAGATCGATCATGGACTATCGCGTAATCAAAGAAGGCGAGCTGTTTTTCCTGACGGGTCTGGATGGAGATATCGTCGCGGGCGATGATCAGGGTCACGGATTGTATATGAAGGACACGCGCTATCTAAGCCGCATGGAAGTGTGGATTGACGGCGAGAAGCCGACACTGCTCTCTTCCGTCGGCGATAAGAGTTATCTGGCTTCCTTCCGGCTGATGAAGGACAAGAAGGATGAAGGAGCCATTGAAGTGCTGCGGGAGCGGTTTATTTATGATGGCATTTTATATGAGCGCTGCACGTTAACGAACTATTTTACCCATCCGGTCGAGTTTGAATTTTCGGCCTTCTTCGATGCGGATTTCCAGGACATGTTCCTCGTCCGGAAGTATCGCACCGGCGAAGTGGGCAAGCAGGAGGAGACGCGGGCTGGCAACCGGGAATTGGCCCTGTCGTATCTCGGGGCCGACAAGGTGAGAAGAGCGACGCGCATCGCGTGGGACGCGGAAGGAACGGCAGATGCGAGCGGCACCGTGCGCTTCCCTGTGTCGCTGGACGCGCGGCAGAAGAAGGAGATTACGTTTTTCATCACTCCGTCATCGGATCATCATCCGGCAGCGGATCCATTGACGTATGAAGAAGGGCTGCGGAAGCTCGAGGCGTCTTATGTCCAATGGTACGAGAACAGCTCGAAGGTAAGCACGGATTCGGAACGGTTCAACGGGCTGTACCAGCGGGGGCTTCAAGATCTGCGCATGCTGACGACCGATGTCGGCTATGGCGATACGACGGTGGCGGGACTGCCATGGTTCGCCGTGCCGTTCGGAAGAGACAGTCTGATTACGGCGCTGTTCATGCTGCCTGTTAATCCGGGTATCGTCAAGGGCACGCTCCGAACGCTCGCCGCTTATCAGGGAGAAAAGGTCGATCCGTGGAGAGACGAGCAGCCGGGCAAGATTATGCACGAGATTCGGTTCGGGGAATTGGTCACGACGAAGCAATCGCCGTTCTCTCCTTATTACGGCACGGTGGATGCGACGCCGCTGTTCCTGGTCGTGCTCGGCGAGTACTACCGTTGGACGGGAGATCTCGCTCTCGTCGAGGAATTGAAGCCGAATGTCATCCGCGCGCTGGAATATATCGATTCGGCCCTGGAGGCGGGCTCCGGGTTCGTCGCTTACCGTCAGGAGGCGGAGAAGGGATTCCCGAATCAAGGATGGAAGGACTCGGCGAATTCGATCGTGCATCGCTCCGGCGAATATGCGGAAGCTCCGATCGCGTTGTCCGAGGTGCAGGGATACGTCTACCAGGCCAAAAAATCGCTTGCTCCGATTGTGGCTGTCATGGGCGATGCCGAGTGGGCGCAGCGATTGGATGAGGAAGCGGAGCGGCTCCGCGCGAGCTTCGAGTCCTCCTTCTGGATGGAGGACGAGCAGTGCTATGCGATTGCGCTTGACAAAGACCAACGCCAGGTCCACAGCGTCACCTCCAATCCGGGCCATCTGCTGATGTCCGGCTTGCCGGAGGCTTCCCGGGCGAAGGCGCTGTCCCAGCGCTTGATGAAGGACGATATGTTCAACGGATACGGCATCCGCACGATGAGCACGGAAGCGGCAGGCTACTATCCGATGAGCTATCATAACGGCAGCGTGTGGCCGCATGACAATGCGATGATTCTGCTCGGGCTGGGCAAGCTTGGCTTCAAGCAGGAGGCGGGACGGGTCATATCAGGCCTGCTCCAGGCTTCTTCCTTCTTCGAATATCAGCGGCTGCCTGAATTGTTCTGCGGCTATGGATCCGAGACCGGCCATCCGGTCCCTTATCCGACGACATGCTCGCCGCAGGCCTGGGCGGCAGGAACATCGATCGTCTTCCTGCAAGCCATGCTGGGTTTGTACCCGAATGCCGTGAAGCGGGAGATTGCGCTCTCGCCGTTCCTTCCGGAAGGAATGGATCAATTGACGACTGAGCGCATCGCCATCGGTTCGGGCCATCTGTCGGTAAGCGTCACCCGCCGCGAGGGCGAATCGTTCGCCGTTGAAATTTTGGAGAATACGACGGGATTTGAATTGATTCCATAAGGGAATAACGCCCCCTAGAATCGACATGGGCCACTACCGGGCCTTGCGGATGGATTCTAGGGGCGTTTTTTTGGCCATATTCAAGGTTTAGCGTATGAAATAATTCAAGCCCATTGCCTCGCGCACCTCGAGCATCGTTTCCTTCGCGGCGAGACGCGCCTTTTCCGTGCCTGCGATCATGATCTCGTCGATTGTTCCGGGATGCTTCAGATAGGCCGCTCTTCGTTCTCTCATCGGCTCAAGCAGATCGTTAATGCTCTGGGCAATTTTTTGTTTGCATTCGGCGCATCCGATGCGCCCCTTGGCGCAGCTGTCGTAGATCTCGTCGGCACCTTCCTTGCGGAACGCTTGATGATAGCTGTATATCGGGCATACCACGGGATGGCCGGGATCGTTTTTATGGATGCGGGCCGGATCGGTTTTCGCCTTTTTGATTTTTTCCTGGACCTCTGCTGCTGTCGAATCGAGAGGAAGAGCATTGCCGAGGCTTTTGCTCATCTTATGATTGCCGTCCAGCCCGATGAGGCGAGGCACGTCGCCCACCAACGCTCGCGGTTCCGGCAAGACCGGCCGGTATAACTGGTTGAACCGGCGCACGATTTTTCTCGTCTGTTCCATCACAGGCAACTGATCTTCCCCGACAGGGACGAGCGTCGCCTTGCAAAAAGTAATATCCGCCGTCTGACTGACCGGATAGCCGAGGAAACCATAGTGCATCTCTTGGTAGCCCCGATCCTTGGCTTCGGATTTGATCGTCGGGTTGTGGCGCAGCGAATTGACCGTGACGAACATCGAAAAATAGGCGGTAAGTTCCGCGATCTCAGGGATAAGGGATTGCACGAAAATGGTTGCTTTTTCCGGATCGATTCCGGCCGCCACATAGT contains the following coding sequences:
- a CDS encoding carbohydrate ABC transporter permease: MKTRSRTGRLFLYLGAILIGLLFALPFLYTIYTSLVPMRYVNKLVSPELWTLDNYKMFFTNEAYDVPGWFLNTLIMTGIVVIGNLIINPMAGFALAKLDFRGKSVIYWIVVATMMVPYHMILIPVYVNVAQLGWLNTFWALTVPFLYQGLYIFMLRQFFISVPNEFIEAARIDGLTKMGAFWRIVYPLARSSLITMSILAFAGTWNSYLIPSTLANTPERYVLVVGLNSVKDMFFENTPLIMAGVVLSTLPIIIFFFVFQRQYIEGISNAGVKG
- the trpS gene encoding tryptophan--tRNA ligase; protein product: MQERILTGDRVTGKLHLGHYAGSLKNRVELQHQFDTYLILADVQALTTHFEQPELLQIHLRNVALDYVAAGIDPEKATIFVQSLIPEIAELTAYFSMFVTVNSLRHNPTIKSEAKDRGYQEMHYGFLGYPVSQTADITFCKATLVPVGEDQLPVMEQTRKIVRRFNQLYRPVLPEPRALVGDVPRLIGLDGNHKMSKSLGNALPLDSTAAEVQEKIKKAKTDPARIHKNDPGHPVVCPIYSYHQAFRKEGADEIYDSCAKGRIGCAECKQKIAQSINDLLEPMRERRAAYLKHPGTIDEIMIAGTEKARLAAKETMLEVREAMGLNYFIR
- a CDS encoding amylo-alpha-1,6-glucosidase; translated protein: MDYRVIKEGELFFLTGLDGDIVAGDDQGHGLYMKDTRYLSRMEVWIDGEKPTLLSSVGDKSYLASFRLMKDKKDEGAIEVLRERFIYDGILYERCTLTNYFTHPVEFEFSAFFDADFQDMFLVRKYRTGEVGKQEETRAGNRELALSYLGADKVRRATRIAWDAEGTADASGTVRFPVSLDARQKKEITFFITPSSDHHPAADPLTYEEGLRKLEASYVQWYENSSKVSTDSERFNGLYQRGLQDLRMLTTDVGYGDTTVAGLPWFAVPFGRDSLITALFMLPVNPGIVKGTLRTLAAYQGEKVDPWRDEQPGKIMHEIRFGELVTTKQSPFSPYYGTVDATPLFLVVLGEYYRWTGDLALVEELKPNVIRALEYIDSALEAGSGFVAYRQEAEKGFPNQGWKDSANSIVHRSGEYAEAPIALSEVQGYVYQAKKSLAPIVAVMGDAEWAQRLDEEAERLRASFESSFWMEDEQCYAIALDKDQRQVHSVTSNPGHLLMSGLPEASRAKALSQRLMKDDMFNGYGIRTMSTEAAGYYPMSYHNGSVWPHDNAMILLGLGKLGFKQEAGRVISGLLQASSFFEYQRLPELFCGYGSETGHPVPYPTTCSPQAWAAGTSIVFLQAMLGLYPNAVKREIALSPFLPEGMDQLTTERIAIGSGHLSVSVTRREGESFAVEILENTTGFELIP
- the bglX gene encoding beta-glucosidase BglX, with translation MEKSGLEQWRSRAEELLGKMTLAEKIGQTVQYGRCEERERELIAEGKIGSLLNVHGAEKVNELQRIAVEQSRLGIPLLIGDDVIHGFRTIFPIPLAEAASWDPDAMEKNARIAAIEAAAEGIRWTFAPMADITREPRWGRIAESTGEDVYLSSLAAAAKVRGFQSPNAEGYPTVAACVKHFAGYGWVEGGRDYDTTDMSERTLRETVLPPYFGGIQAGALTVMSAFSELNGVPATGSSYLLRDILREEWGFTGMVVSDWESIEELIYHGYAEDRRDSARRGLLAGVDMDMHSGVYLEHLESLVQESPELMKLLDEAVLRILMVKFRLGLFERPYVDAGEPPAVGIPAEHAEQARDSARKSIVLLQNDRGILPLDYGRHRKIALIGPLADDRHNSMGCWAWKGRDEDVVTVWDAFQSEIGPHAEVSYEPGSGINEAIPGGIDRAVELAKQCDVAVVTVGESEAMTGEHYNVASITLPACQERLIRELKEKTNTPVIVVLMNGRPLATEWVHHHADAVVEAWHLGTMTGYALVDVLTGRHNPSGRLPVTIPRSTGQIPIYYNRKNTGRPHLYEDYIDCDDSPLYPFGYGLSYTMFQYEDLQLERSTIHRDESVSVSVRVTNAGTRAGEETVQLYIRDLVGSTTRPVKELKGFRKVFLQPGESRTVSFDLTPAELGLLDEQFRFKVEAGKFHIWIGPHSEEGLQAELTVT